A section of the Thermotoga caldifontis AZM44c09 genome encodes:
- a CDS encoding L-threonylcarbamoyladenylate synthase: MSLILKVDPINPSAEILKKAAEVIKRGGTVAFPTETVYGLGANCFDRAAVLRVFEIKRRPADNPLIVHISNLKQLDLLIEDDINKAKTLIETFWPGPVTIIFKKKPQVPKEVTGGLETVAVRMPSHPVAKMLIELSDTPIAAPSANLSGRPSPTSAQHVIEDLYGSVDVIIDAGETPLGLESTVIDLSRERPTLLRPGPATVEEIRRVVPELHIPDFLLGKAQVERPLAPGMMYRHYAPNKPLILVLDERKLDSVLMMHPDAPIVCPEEMAGNFYGRRIIVMGKLSEPYTIAQNLFKVLRSVDNYAADVAIVVGLPEKGILFSVMNRLRKAASQVVE; the protein is encoded by the coding sequence TTGAGCTTGATCTTGAAGGTGGATCCGATAAACCCTTCCGCCGAAATACTCAAGAAGGCGGCTGAAGTGATCAAAAGAGGTGGGACCGTCGCTTTCCCGACGGAGACCGTGTACGGTCTTGGAGCGAACTGTTTCGACAGGGCGGCGGTCCTTCGTGTATTCGAGATCAAGAGAAGACCCGCGGACAATCCACTCATCGTGCACATATCGAATCTGAAACAACTCGACCTTTTGATCGAAGACGACATCAACAAGGCAAAAACTTTGATCGAAACCTTCTGGCCAGGCCCCGTGACGATCATCTTCAAAAAGAAGCCGCAGGTTCCAAAGGAGGTCACTGGCGGGCTGGAAACGGTCGCAGTGAGGATGCCGAGTCATCCCGTGGCGAAGATGCTCATAGAACTCAGTGATACGCCCATCGCTGCACCGAGTGCGAACCTTTCTGGAAGACCGAGCCCGACGAGTGCACAGCACGTCATAGAGGATCTCTACGGATCGGTGGACGTGATCATCGATGCTGGTGAAACCCCCCTGGGTCTGGAATCGACCGTGATAGACCTTTCCCGGGAAAGGCCCACGCTCTTGAGGCCAGGTCCTGCGACGGTGGAAGAGATACGCAGGGTGGTTCCAGAGCTGCACATACCCGATTTTCTGCTCGGAAAAGCCCAGGTTGAGAGACCGCTCGCGCCAGGCATGATGTACAGACACTACGCACCGAACAAGCCTCTGATCTTGGTCTTAGATGAGAGAAAACTCGACAGCGTTCTGATGATGCATCCAGATGCGCCCATCGTCTGTCCCGAAGAGATGGCGGGAAACTTCTACGGAAGAAGGATCATCGTCATGGGAAAACTTTCAGAACCTTACACGATCGCCCAGAACCTTTTCAAGGTGCTCAGATCCGTGGACAACTACGCTGCGGATGTCGCCATCGTGGTCGGCCTACCCGAGAAAGGTATACTGTTCTCGGTGATGAACAGACTCAGGAAGGCCGCAAGCCAGGTGGTTGAATGA
- the ggt gene encoding gamma-glutamyltransferase, which yields MKRLLATIFVLTIVATLLSSTPGVPKDVPSVYTGMVATSHPLASLVGARILQQGGNAVDAAVAIQFALNVVEPMMSGIGGGGFMMIYLAKENKVVVIDYREQAPAGAKPTMFLDSEGKPLPFRTAILTGHAIGVPGTLKGMVTALEKFGTMSLAQVIEPAIELAEKGVMVNRVLAQSIKDSMYKFNEAAKQVFAPNGEPLPEGALLVQPDLAKTFKLIKDYGPDIFYKGDIAKAIVEAVQSRGGTMTLEDLTNYEVKFREPIRGTYRGYEIVSMPPPSSGGLTLLQMLKILEAYDIRALGHNTTQTLHLMIEAMRIAYADRGKYLADADFVKIPFKGYLDDRYIEQRRSLIDFQKANPNIKPGNPWEYEEANVEADLDRFAALNYESETSQTTHYTVRDKWGNLVACTTTIEDVFGSGLMVPGFGFMLNNEMTDFDFVPGGANEVQPGKRPRSSMTPTIVFKDGKPIFSVGSPGGARIITTVMQVIMNMIDHGMSVQEAINAPRIFSSSYPTVQWEAGIAEHVKRELELRGHKMAENPIVMGSVQSIVIDIETGKLYGGADPRREGTVIGVP from the coding sequence GTGAAAAGGTTGCTCGCAACGATCTTCGTCCTAACGATCGTCGCAACTTTGCTGTCTTCCACGCCTGGTGTTCCCAAAGACGTGCCTTCTGTTTACACAGGGATGGTGGCCACATCACATCCTTTGGCATCCTTGGTTGGCGCCAGGATACTCCAGCAAGGTGGAAACGCGGTGGACGCCGCCGTTGCGATTCAGTTCGCGCTGAACGTTGTCGAGCCCATGATGTCGGGCATCGGTGGCGGGGGTTTCATGATGATCTATCTGGCTAAGGAAAACAAAGTTGTCGTGATCGATTACCGTGAGCAAGCGCCTGCCGGAGCCAAACCGACGATGTTCCTCGACTCGGAAGGTAAGCCTTTGCCTTTCAGAACAGCCATACTCACTGGTCATGCGATCGGTGTTCCAGGTACACTGAAAGGCATGGTTACAGCACTCGAAAAATTCGGTACCATGAGCCTCGCCCAGGTGATCGAGCCGGCGATCGAACTCGCCGAAAAGGGCGTGATGGTGAACAGGGTTCTGGCTCAATCGATCAAGGACAGCATGTACAAGTTCAACGAAGCGGCCAAGCAGGTGTTCGCACCGAACGGTGAACCGTTGCCCGAAGGCGCACTGCTCGTACAACCTGATTTGGCCAAGACGTTCAAGCTCATTAAAGACTACGGACCCGACATCTTCTACAAGGGCGACATAGCCAAAGCCATTGTCGAAGCCGTCCAGAGTCGTGGCGGTACGATGACCCTTGAGGATCTCACAAATTACGAAGTCAAGTTCAGGGAACCGATACGCGGAACGTATCGTGGCTACGAAATCGTGTCCATGCCTCCTCCAAGTTCGGGAGGGCTCACACTCTTGCAGATGTTGAAAATACTTGAAGCTTACGACATTCGCGCGCTTGGGCACAACACCACGCAAACTCTGCATTTGATGATCGAAGCCATGCGTATCGCGTACGCCGACAGGGGTAAATATCTGGCCGACGCAGATTTTGTCAAGATACCGTTCAAAGGATACCTGGACGATCGCTACATCGAACAGAGACGATCGCTCATAGATTTCCAAAAGGCAAATCCGAACATAAAACCGGGTAACCCCTGGGAATATGAAGAGGCGAACGTTGAGGCAGATTTGGACAGATTCGCCGCGTTGAATTACGAGAGCGAGACCTCTCAAACCACACACTATACGGTTCGCGATAAGTGGGGTAATCTGGTCGCCTGCACGACGACGATCGAAGATGTTTTTGGATCTGGCCTCATGGTACCGGGCTTCGGTTTCATGCTCAACAACGAAATGACCGACTTCGACTTTGTGCCCGGTGGTGCGAACGAAGTTCAACCCGGAAAACGCCCGAGAAGCAGTATGACACCTACCATCGTGTTCAAAGACGGAAAACCCATCTTCAGTGTTGGTTCACCCGGTGGAGCGAGGATCATAACGACGGTCATGCAGGTGATCATGAACATGATCGATCACGGTATGAGCGTTCAGGAAGCTATCAACGCACCGAGGATCTTCAGTTCGAGTTATCCTACGGTTCAGTGGGAAGCTGGTATAGCAGAGCACGTGAAACGCGAACTGGAGCTTCGCGGGCACAAGATGGCGGAAAACCCGATCGTGATGGGTAGTGTGCAGAGCATAGTGATAGACATCGAGACCGGTAAACTTTACGGTGGAGCGGATCCGCGAAGGGAAGGTACAGTGATAGGAGTACCGTGA
- the flgC gene encoding flagellar basal body rod protein FlgC, with protein sequence MDEFTIFRVSASGMTAQRLRLDVIASNIANSETTRTERGEPYRRRIPIFAEYIIDRASTSAVRVVRIEEDPSPFRLVYDPAHPDADENGYVRYPNVNVLREMVDLINAQRSYEANVSAFNVTKSMINSALQIGRG encoded by the coding sequence ATGGACGAGTTCACGATTTTCAGAGTCAGCGCTTCTGGAATGACGGCTCAGCGTCTCAGGCTCGATGTCATAGCGAGCAACATAGCGAATTCAGAGACCACCAGGACAGAGCGCGGTGAACCTTACAGAAGAAGGATTCCGATCTTCGCCGAGTACATCATAGACAGAGCCAGCACCTCGGCTGTGAGGGTGGTACGAATAGAAGAAGATCCTTCTCCGTTCAGGCTCGTCTACGATCCAGCGCATCCAGACGCCGACGAGAACGGTTATGTGAGGTATCCCAACGTGAACGTGCTCAGAGAAATGGTAGATCTGATCAACGCTCAGAGGTCTTACGAAGCCAACGTTTCAGCTTTCAACGTCACGAAATCGATGATAAACAGCGCTCTGCAGATCGGAAGGGGTTGA
- a CDS encoding ABC transporter substrate-binding protein codes for MLRKSLAAVVALLLVSVLSFGAVRIGITQIVDHPALNAVFDGIVKALEDAGFKIGTDVLIDRQNAQGSVQNAAAIARKFASEKVDIVVAITTPSAQACVQVITDRPVVFSAVTDPVGAGLIKQMGRNDSNVVGVSDMVPVSTHLRLIKTVFPNAKRVGVLYNPGEANSVTLTNMAKAAAPSLGLTIVDMTGTNASEMVAAVNSVGPDVDVIYIGTDNTAAASMQAIGAAALRLKKPIVAADIDIARQGGLIGFGFDYFQVGVETGKLVVEILKGKKPSELESHLIGPESLLLFINLDLMKELNVSIPQEIINRANIVVENGQEVKR; via the coding sequence ATGCTGAGGAAGTCTTTGGCCGCCGTGGTAGCTTTACTGCTCGTGTCAGTTTTGAGCTTTGGAGCTGTGAGAATCGGCATCACCCAGATCGTTGACCATCCGGCACTCAACGCAGTCTTTGACGGCATCGTGAAGGCGCTGGAAGACGCGGGCTTCAAGATCGGTACCGATGTTCTCATCGACAGACAGAACGCTCAAGGTAGCGTACAGAACGCTGCAGCGATCGCAAGAAAGTTCGCCAGTGAGAAAGTGGACATCGTCGTCGCGATAACAACTCCAAGCGCTCAGGCCTGTGTTCAGGTGATCACGGACAGACCCGTGGTGTTCTCCGCGGTCACCGACCCCGTTGGTGCGGGACTCATCAAGCAGATGGGAAGGAACGATTCCAACGTTGTGGGCGTTTCGGATATGGTGCCAGTTTCGACACATTTGAGATTGATCAAGACGGTCTTTCCCAACGCGAAGAGGGTGGGGGTTCTCTACAATCCCGGCGAGGCCAACTCCGTTACGCTGACCAACATGGCCAAAGCTGCCGCGCCATCGCTCGGCCTGACGATAGTGGACATGACGGGTACCAACGCGAGCGAGATGGTCGCCGCAGTGAACAGCGTCGGGCCAGATGTGGACGTCATCTACATCGGAACGGACAACACCGCAGCAGCCTCGATGCAGGCGATCGGAGCCGCGGCGCTCAGGTTGAAGAAACCCATCGTGGCTGCCGACATCGACATCGCACGTCAGGGTGGACTGATAGGTTTCGGTTTCGACTACTTCCAGGTGGGTGTCGAGACGGGAAAACTCGTGGTCGAGATCCTGAAAGGCAAGAAGCCCAGCGAGCTGGAGTCCCACCTGATTGGTCCTGAATCTCTGCTGTTGTTCATCAACCTCGATCTGATGAAAGAACTGAACGTGAGCATTCCTCAAGAGATCATCAACAGGGCCAACATCGTCGTTGAGAACGGTCAAGAGGTGAAAAGATGA
- the fliE gene encoding flagellar hook-basal body complex protein FliE yields MIDGINRIEPSGIQKPQDQKGSRSAPDFAEILKEAFDKVNQVQKNAEKMASDFALGKISNIHEVIIEAEKATIALRLTTEVRNRIVEAYREIMRMQL; encoded by the coding sequence GTGATAGATGGGATCAACAGGATTGAACCTTCTGGCATTCAGAAGCCTCAGGATCAGAAAGGCTCAAGAAGTGCTCCGGACTTCGCCGAAATACTGAAAGAGGCCTTCGATAAGGTGAACCAGGTGCAGAAGAACGCCGAAAAGATGGCCTCAGACTTCGCCCTCGGAAAGATCAGCAACATCCACGAAGTCATCATCGAAGCGGAGAAGGCCACGATCGCTCTCAGACTCACCACCGAGGTGAGGAACAGGATCGTTGAAGCCTACAGAGAGATCATGCGCATGCAGTTGTGA
- the flgB gene encoding flagellar basal body rod protein FlgB, whose product MFNTNFQIIKVAMDVAMLRQSVHAQNIANAETPNYRRKYVLFEELLKEASKVRLTTTHERHIASVQSLPRARIEVDRQSFYRNDFNGVDIDYEVSQMVANGLRYEVLSRLMSKNIEYYNTVLRGV is encoded by the coding sequence ATGTTCAACACCAACTTTCAGATCATAAAGGTTGCCATGGACGTTGCGATGCTCAGGCAGAGCGTTCACGCTCAGAACATAGCGAACGCCGAGACGCCCAACTATCGACGCAAGTACGTTCTGTTCGAAGAACTTTTGAAAGAGGCTTCGAAAGTTCGCCTCACCACAACACACGAAAGGCACATAGCCTCAGTTCAATCTTTGCCGCGGGCACGCATCGAGGTCGACAGACAATCTTTCTACAGGAACGATTTCAACGGCGTGGACATCGATTACGAAGTGTCTCAAATGGTCGCGAACGGTCTGAGATACGAGGTGCTGTCGAGGCTCATGTCCAAGAACATCGAATACTACAACACGGTTTTGAGAGGTGTATAA
- a CDS encoding methionine synthase, producing the protein MVELYVPKLEEYMPDKAVFLARLRTRYRSVVAETEMLVRFNELFLEGLKVSKPLVHHAVFPVEELPSPLVPRSFTGVKRVSLFLSTLGKEIDELVNSLLEENRTYDAAVLDAWASEALEALNEAFDRKLRERFGRGTMRFSPGYGDVDIRWNRYIVGLLKIENVEVLDSGIMVPRKTTTCMIGWYDEEE; encoded by the coding sequence TTGGTCGAACTTTACGTTCCAAAACTCGAAGAGTACATGCCGGACAAAGCGGTGTTCCTTGCGCGATTGAGAACGCGTTACAGAAGCGTGGTTGCCGAAACAGAGATGCTCGTGCGTTTCAACGAACTCTTCCTCGAGGGACTGAAGGTTTCAAAACCTCTCGTTCATCACGCCGTTTTCCCTGTAGAAGAACTTCCTTCCCCCCTGGTTCCCCGTTCCTTCACTGGTGTGAAGCGTGTCAGTCTTTTCCTTTCGACGCTGGGAAAAGAAATCGATGAACTGGTGAATTCTTTGCTCGAAGAGAATCGAACGTACGATGCGGCCGTTTTGGACGCGTGGGCTTCCGAGGCACTGGAGGCGTTGAACGAAGCGTTCGACAGGAAACTGAGAGAAAGGTTCGGCAGAGGAACGATGCGTTTTTCACCGGGCTACGGCGATGTGGATATAAGGTGGAACAGATACATAGTGGGGCTCCTGAAGATAGAAAACGTTGAAGTTCTGGACAGCGGCATCATGGTCCCGCGGAAGACCACAACGTGCATGATAGGGTGGTACGATGAAGAGGAATGA